A stretch of Aedes aegypti strain LVP_AGWG chromosome 2, AaegL5.0 Primary Assembly, whole genome shotgun sequence DNA encodes these proteins:
- the LOC5564977 gene encoding uncharacterized protein LOC5564977, translated as MAVNSTYMITFGIVFIVVAVQMAYSIKCWECRSDSDPKCADPFDNSTLSITDCRQVESKEHLPGVRATMCRKIRQKVHGEWRYFRSCAFMGEPGIGGDERFCVMRSGTYNIFMEYCTCNSKDGCNSAPQFTPTKWSVTIIAVLSIMLYRMF; from the exons atggcagtcaattcaACGTATATGATCACATTCGGGATAGTGTTTATCGTCGTCGCTGTACAAATGG CCTATAGCATCAAATGTTGGGAATGCCGCTCCGACTCCGATCCGAAGTGTGCCGATCCGTTCGACAATAGTACTCTCTCGATCACAGACTGCAGGCAGGTTGAATCGAAGGAACATCTACCGGGCGTGAGGGCAACTATGTGCCGTAAAATTCGTCAGAAAG TTCATGGAGAATGGCGTTATTTCCGCAGCTGTGCTTTCATGGGTGAACCTGGCATCGGAGGGGACGAACGATTCTGCGTGATGCGAAGTGGAACCTACAACATCTTCATGGAGTACTGTACTTGCAACAGCAAGGATGGTTGCAACAGTGCACCTCAGTTTACTCCAACGAAATGGAGTGTGACGATTATTGCGGTGCTGAGTATTATGTTATACCGTATGTTTTAG